tcaactgagactgctcttctctgtatcacggaggcgctccgcactgctaaagctaactctctctcctctgctctcatccttctagacctatcggctgccttcgatactgtgaaccatcagatcctcctctccaccctctccgagttgggcatctccggcgcggcccacgcttggattgcgtcctacctgacaggtcgctcctaccaggtggcgtggcgagaatctcctcaccatgcgctctcaccactggtgtcccccagggctctgttctaggccctctcctattctcgctatacaccaagtcacttggctctgtcataacctcacatggtctctcctatcattgctatgcagacaacacacaattaatcttctcctttcccccttctgatgaccaggtggtgaatcacatctctgcatgtctggcagacatatcagtgtggatgacggatcaccacctcaagctgaacctcggcaagacggagctgctcttcctcccggggaaggactgcccgttccatgatctcgccatcacggttgacaactccattgtgtccttctcccagagcgctaagaaccttggcatgatcctggacaacaccctgtcgttctcaactaacatcaaggcggtggcccgttcctgtaggttcatgctctacaacatccgcagagacgaccctgcctcacacaggaagcggcgcaggtcctaatccaggcacttgtcatctcccgtctggattactgcaactcgctgttggctgggctccctgcctgtgccattaaaccctacaactcatccagaacgccgctgcccgtctggtgttcaaccttcccaagttctctcacgtcaccccgctcctccgctctctccactggcttccagttgaagctcgcataacggagctgtgaggggaacggcacctcagtacctccaggctctgatcaggccctacacccaaacaagggcactgcgttcatccacctctggccttctcaccccccccccccttaaaagatttagatgcactattgtaaagtggctgttccactggatgtcataaggtgaatgcaccaatttgtaagtcgctctggataagagcgtctgctaaatgacttaaatgtaaatgtaaatgtaagtataattacaagcatttcataagtgtcaaaggcttttattgacaattacatgaagttgatgcaaagagtaaATATTTGcattgttgacccttctttttcaagacctctgcaatccgccctggcatgctgtcaatgaacttctaggccacatcctgactgatggcagcccatttttGCATAATCAatacttggagtttgtcagaattcgTGGGGTtctgtttgtccacccgcctcctgaggtttgaccacaagttctcaatgggattaaggtctggggagtttcctggccatgaacCCAAAATAggccaggccatcctccaaaagtcttcaatGTGCGTTCAGATGCacccacacctgcctgctgccattcctgagcaagctctgtactggtggtgccccgatcacgcagctgaatcaactttaggagacggtcctggtgcttcCTGGAATTTCTAAGgaaccctgaagccttcttcacaacaattgaaccgctccccttgaagttcttgatgatacgataaatgcttgatttaggtgcaatcttactggcagcaatatccttgcctgtgaagccctttttgtgcaaagcaatgatgacggcacatgtttccttgcaggtaaccatggatgacagaggaagaacaatgattccaagcaccaccttGCTTTTGaaacttccagtctgttattcgaactcaatcagcatgaaaTTGATCTTAAACCTTGTCATCGTCAACACttacacctgtgttaacgagagaatcactgacatgatgtcagctggtccttttgtggcagggctgaaatgctgtggaaatgtttttgggagattcagttcatttgcatggcaaagagggactttgcaatgaattgcaattaatctgatcactcttcataacattctggagtatatgcaaattgccatcatacaaactggggcagcagactttgtgaaaattaatatttgtgtcattctcaaaacttttggccacaactgtatacTGTTTTGGAACAAAaccattattttaaaagcatggaaAACAGTTAATAGAGTTATTTTCCGTTTCTTGCATTTTTTTCCAGTCCCACAAAAACACAACAAAGCTTCCATGCAAAGCCCTTACTCTTGTCACTCAAAAACGTATCCCATTGTCTGCCTACcagctgaaaatctttgccagtgggtgtgtgtaggctaccttcccctccccctctgaagcataggctactgtagcctactaACATTACAAGTGtgattcagaaattagggagagaGATATTTAATTAGAGAAGAATGGATTTACGTTTTAAAATCTAGTTAAGGTTACTATCGTTATCATGTTTcacacctcctccaccctctcttgctctctcccaaCCTGCAAAATTGCAGCCGCATCTCACACCCTACACTTGTCTGTCCAATGCATGTAAACAACTATAGCTTGCCCGCTCCAGCAAGCTGCTCTATCCGCACTGATTGGTGAAGAAATATAATGTTGAGCTAAATGTAAAACTATATATACTTCAGAGGTTTAAAATGGAACAGAAACTAATCATATAAACCATTATATTTTTGGGGTTCAAACGGTTTCCTAACTTTATTTTGTTGGTCGGAATGTATAAAGACTGACTCCGTAAAGTAAACATCCCAGACAACTCCCATAACTTAATGAAATATTCTGAGAACATTTAAAGAACAGGTGTTCTGTCAACATTCGTACAACCTTATAGGAATGTCTTTGTGCAATCTAACTTAAACATTGCATGAATATTATCACAACTGAGTATATTTTATAATGTACCCACACGGTTCCCACAACCTGATTAAATGTTCAGGCAACCTTTAAAGACCTCAGAAAGGCTGTTCTGTTAACATTCTTGCAACATCAAAGGAATGTTTTGTGCACCCTGATATGAACATGATCTGAATGTCAGCATAGCTGCAAAATAACATATCATTTGTGATGTTCCAAAAATCTTCTCACCAGACTGCACCCACAACCTAAtaaaacattctgggaacctttacaCAACAGACAAAATGCGTTCTAGGAACGTTCTGGCAACATCAGGTGAGTGATTTATACAAGCATTCTATAATTATCAGCACAACTGGACAGTGTTTGCTTTATGAGAACTTGCACAGAGCCAGTTTTGGTTTGCTTGGATGGCACTATATTGTGGGATGTCTGTTAAATGGCCAAAATGTTCATGTTGATGTAGAAATGAACACTTGCAAAGCATACCTAGTATTATTCTTATGAGCTTTGCCCTGAAACAAGGCCAATACAAATACGGTTTGATTTTCAGTTGTTAatgtgtacatttacatttatatttacattacatttacaattATTTAGCGGACACTCTTatgcagagcgacttacaggtaGTGGATTGAACTAAGGCAGATAAAAAAAAAACGCAATCACAGTCATAGCAAATAAAACATTTCTGTAACCATTAAGGGGCTACTTGCTAAAATAATGCAAATGTTTGTTGTAATTTATTTGGTCTTTAGGGTATTTTGTAATTGTATTCTGTCATTTTTGTCCATCCCTGCTGTGACCTTAAAAAAAGACTTCACACAATAAATATATTCATGCTGTGTGTTCTTTATAAAGTTCATACACTTTACATTCATTTCATTTGTATTCTACTTTGTCATTGTCTGTCTTATTTCATGTTGTTCCCCGAAGTCTAAAGGTGAGATGAGCTAAAACTATTTTGGCACTATCACACATTTCCAACCATATGACAAATATTAACAATGTCATGTCATGATTTAGCAGACTTAACGGATCCAATGTTCTTTTTTTTTACAGAGAATGTTGCTGAGGAAGACACTTCGGCTGAGCTCTCTGTTGGTGAGCTGCTGGCCAGAGCCAACAGAGATCTCAGTAAGTTGGCACTATGTTCAATGCTCAAGGATTAAagagcttctttttttttactaGCCCCCAGAGTAACCTGTTCTACGTGTTCTTTACTCAAGCCCCCGAAGCCGATGAGCCTACTCTGATGGGAGACATTGCCATGCCCTCGGAGAAGAACGCTGACCCCTGCACCGCCCGCGGATGTCTGTGGCAAAAGTACAGTGACGGAAACATCTGGGTGCCCTACGTCATTGCCAACCACTTCTGTAAGTGTTCACTTTCGTGTACATTTCATTTCATATGTTGAGATATTGCACAAGCCGATGCAACACTTTCACTATCGGTTGTTGTTCATTTGATCTCTACAACAGCATCTCGCGAAGTAGCCATCATCCTGCGTGGTCTTGACTCCTTCGCCGAAACCACCTGCATCCGCTTCTTCCAGCGCCAGAATGAGAGGGACTACCTCAGCATTGAGAATCGCAGCGGGTGAGCCTGCATTTAAATAACATTATTAAACAATTAGAATATTACATCAACACATTATTCATTGAATTTCGCTTTGAATATCATCCATACAATAATTGTTTTTGCAAACCTGCCCGTTTCCTTTATCCTTCATGATTTACCTTTATCTTTCATTAGCCTGAAGTTTTCTGAACGTTATGCTGCGTTGATAACCAAGTGGGAAGTGGGGACGACAAAAACCTTATTTATAAAAAGCAATCTATGAATATGGTTTTTGAAAACTATAATCAGTTTACAAGCACGATAGCTGcacttttagtttatggtttacACAAGTTGTTGGCCATTAGCCAATCAGGGTTTCTCAACGAGTTCAACGCCTGTAAATGCATCCAACTGGTATTCATGACCTCACAACTGGTAAATTCCCACCTCCCACTTGCTTATGAACGCAGCATTACAGAACTGACTACATACATAATTAGGATATTTTCTGACATTGGATTTAATGGTCTGCCTTGATCCTCCGCTGCCTTATATCATCAGCACTAGAATTTCAATAACATCCTTAAACAATTATAATGTCACATCAACACATAGTTAATTGAATTTCCCTTTGAAGATCATAATCCATACAATTATTGGTTTTGCAAACCTGCACTGTCAGGTGATCCCCACCACCATTCATCTCTTATGAACCCATTACCCTGAGGTTTCCTAAAACCTTTACAATAAACTAGATGATTAGGGAATGCCCTATTTCTGGCATTGGATTGGGGCACCTTGACCCTCCTCTGCTCTTCTTCCCAGGTGCTACTCTTATGTTGGCCGTCGGGGTAATGCCCAGACTGTGTCCCTGGCCCGTCAGGGCTGCCTGTACCACAGCACCGTACAGCATGAGCTCCTCCACGCCCTGGGCTTTAACCATGAGCAGACCCGCAGCGACCGTGACAACCACATCCGTGTCGTCTGGGAGAACATCATTGATGGTTTGATTCCATGCCTTTATTCTGTTTCCCTTTCACTGACATTCATTTCTAATGATAAGAAATGGAGTGCCTCTATCTCACTAACAATAGACACTGGGGTTTTCAATGTGTGACTTCATTGGGGTTGCACATGACTTGTCAGTATGCCTGCTTTTGCTTTTTGTTTGTCCAGCTGTAACATTAGTGTAATCTATAGACTCCAAATT
This sequence is a window from Oncorhynchus keta strain PuntledgeMale-10-30-2019 chromosome 14, Oket_V2, whole genome shotgun sequence. Protein-coding genes within it:
- the LOC118393703 gene encoding high choriolytic enzyme 1-like, with amino-acid sequence MSCHDLADLTDPMFFFFTENVAEEDTSAELSVGELLARANRDLTPEADEPTLMGDIAMPSEKNADPCTARGCLWQKYSDGNIWVPYVIANHFSSREVAIILRGLDSFAETTCIRFFQRQNERDYLSIENRSGCYSYVGRRGNAQTVSLARQGCLYHSTVQHELLHALGFNHEQTRSDRDNHIRVVWENIIDEYKYAFEKIATLNQGTSYDYNSVMQYHRYAFSKNNRPTMEPIPDSNVSFGEATQMSKNDIDRLNRLYGC